In one Candidatus Leptovillus gracilis genomic region, the following are encoded:
- a CDS encoding zf-HC2 domain-containing protein has protein sequence MDQTVYSKMMNQEHVLPLLADYVLDLLPGNERRQVEQHAADCADCRQALHGERQIGGLVRATLHTATEPAYGRLTQLRPAVPQRATQPIRGPQRQRQLALAGLLLVLLLGASGWRYGNARQSWQPPPPTHIAITATTVATTTIAATTYQEATATLAQATTNRSMEETAVAAPSDQPTIQPHATPLPQATPIAAARPSLSAN, from the coding sequence TTGGACCAAACAGTGTATAGCAAAATGATGAACCAGGAACATGTTTTACCACTGCTGGCTGATTATGTACTGGACTTGCTGCCGGGCAACGAGCGGCGGCAGGTGGAGCAGCACGCCGCCGACTGCGCCGACTGCCGTCAGGCGCTGCATGGCGAGCGGCAGATCGGTGGGCTGGTGCGGGCGACGCTGCACACGGCGACGGAACCGGCATACGGCCGTCTGACCCAGCTGCGCCCCGCTGTTCCCCAGCGCGCCACCCAACCAATTCGTGGCCCACAGCGTCAGCGCCAGTTGGCGCTGGCAGGGCTGCTGCTGGTTTTGCTGCTGGGCGCGTCCGGTTGGCGCTATGGCAATGCCCGGCAAAGCTGGCAGCCACCGCCGCCCACCCACATCGCCATCACCGCGACAACTGTCGCCACGACAACGATTGCTGCGACAACATACCAGGAAGCGACGGCCACATTGGCCCAGGCAACAACCAACAGGAGCATGGAGGAAACGGCCGTTGCCGCCCCATCCGACCAACCCACCATCCAACCCCATGCCACTCCTCTTCCCCAAGCCACGCCCATCGCCGCCGCCCGCCCATCGCTGTCCGCCAACTAA
- a CDS encoding TIGR03663 family protein, translated as MSELTTTPNESQTTAINDFLARPLLAAINLDWEKAIYITFFLIAIVSRFVFLGDRVMSHDESLHTQFSYQFYNGDGYQHTPLMHGPSLFHATAVSYWLFGDSDLSARIPVAILGVLLVVLMPYLLRPWLGKIGALFTSFFLLISPYITYYSRYIRHDIYVIMAALVVFLSIWYYFGARRDKYIWWFAIGLGLMFTTMETAFIYVAIFGSFAVVRLLPQMVVADWFRASLGRLRLPILLVMLAVLLAGGGLLGQKLIAEAPLPLAEATATLEGFAADPDAVVGATAVTPLRNEMIWRWSQIIGLVILGVGAFMAARALRPELDQYPEFDIIMLFSTLVLPLVSPLLTKIAGWNPTDYAINKCVLESQETMTAVQLLIARLGNGDCWSSFFQSGLVRSGYFLIPTLIIGVLVGLWWDRRRWLTAAFIFYGIFIVLFTSVFTNPGGFATGIIGSLGYWLDQQAVQRGSQPLFYYLFVTPFYEFLLVIFSFAGIWLWHQQHRLQRILGYWLALLLAAFLGYSLSTWLYTRSLTAGGLLVMNGDGRNTLLGMIVALVILGAGSLFWLFVYRHRLAQQNNLEGGLASLFSPRLIMEFVPSVAWWLMLTWVAYSVAGEKMPWLSTHFVIPMAILSGWYFGEKLRTVDVRALFARPSLIFGGLSLLLLVVGFGLFSQLWLGSARLGDQQISALQDLGLFLGLLLLAGVVFYFWQRYRQGIEPTTRRLILTLSVFILLSLLTIRFTYLASFPNADYTTEYMVYAHGAPATKRIVMDQIEELSMRLHGDQSIKVAYDNDVSWPFTWYLRNYPNRVYFGENPSNSLNESPIIIAGSQNWGKVEPYLGNNYEQRTYTFLWWPMEEYRKISWNAIFGNPNDLERRGLGNANVRQALWDVFFYRDYEKYGQTFGGAYTSREWPLRQEMRVYIRKDVLANLWDYGVGAVNAASLQDPYAENELQLAPSLILNDVGLPGVGDGELTTPRNVTVGPDGRIYVVDSGNHRLQVFDAQGNFLAAWGEFGAEPGQFNEPWSVAVDDEFVYVADTWNYRIQKFTTTGEFVAAYGRNGSPADINDRALGLFYGPRDILLLDDGRLLITDTGNHRLQIMDRDGNFVDSMGQFGSQPGWFNEPVGLANGPEDSVYVADTWNGRIQQFTADLFPAFQWSVNAWYSQSIDNKPYIATDSAGRIYVTDPEGYRVLIFNAFGDYMGRFGSFGTGPTQFALPVGIATDAQDNIYIADAHNNRIVKYPPPFGSPVLPEQQE; from the coding sequence ATGAGTGAATTAACTACAACGCCCAACGAATCCCAAACAACGGCCATCAATGATTTTTTGGCACGGCCGTTGCTTGCCGCCATCAACCTGGATTGGGAAAAAGCGATCTACATCACCTTTTTCCTCATCGCCATTGTCAGCCGCTTTGTGTTTTTAGGCGACCGGGTGATGAGCCACGACGAAAGCCTGCACACGCAGTTTTCTTACCAGTTCTACAACGGTGATGGCTACCAACACACGCCCCTGATGCACGGCCCATCGTTGTTCCACGCGACGGCCGTTTCTTACTGGCTCTTTGGCGATAGCGATCTATCGGCGCGGATTCCGGTAGCCATTTTGGGCGTGCTGCTGGTGGTGCTGATGCCTTATCTGCTGCGCCCCTGGCTGGGCAAAATTGGGGCGCTTTTCACCAGTTTTTTCCTGCTCATCTCGCCTTATATCACGTATTATTCGCGCTATATCCGCCACGACATCTACGTCATCATGGCGGCGTTGGTGGTTTTCCTCTCCATCTGGTATTACTTTGGCGCGCGCCGCGACAAATACATCTGGTGGTTTGCCATTGGCCTGGGGTTGATGTTTACCACCATGGAAACCGCCTTCATTTACGTGGCGATTTTTGGCAGCTTTGCCGTGGTGCGGCTGCTGCCGCAAATGGTTGTAGCCGATTGGTTCCGCGCCAGTTTAGGGCGGCTGCGTCTGCCCATTTTGCTGGTGATGCTGGCCGTTTTGCTGGCCGGCGGTGGGCTGCTAGGACAAAAACTCATCGCCGAAGCGCCGCTGCCCCTGGCCGAAGCAACGGCCACCCTGGAAGGATTTGCGGCTGATCCTGACGCGGTGGTGGGGGCAACGGCCGTTACCCCGCTGCGCAACGAAATGATCTGGCGTTGGAGCCAGATCATCGGGCTGGTCATCCTGGGGGTTGGCGCTTTCATGGCTGCCCGCGCCCTGCGCCCAGAGCTGGACCAATACCCGGAATTTGACATCATCATGCTCTTTTCCACCCTGGTCTTGCCGCTGGTTTCGCCGCTGCTCACCAAAATCGCCGGCTGGAACCCTACCGATTACGCCATCAACAAATGTGTGCTGGAGAGCCAGGAAACGATGACGGCCGTCCAACTGCTCATCGCCCGCCTGGGCAATGGCGATTGCTGGAGTTCCTTCTTCCAATCTGGTTTGGTGCGTTCCGGCTACTTCCTCATCCCCACACTCATCATCGGCGTTCTGGTTGGCCTGTGGTGGGACCGCCGCCGCTGGCTGACGGCCGCGTTCATTTTCTATGGCATCTTCATCGTTTTGTTCACCTCGGTCTTCACCAATCCCGGCGGTTTCGCCACCGGCATCATCGGCTCGCTCGGTTATTGGTTGGACCAGCAGGCAGTGCAGCGAGGCAGCCAGCCGCTCTTTTATTATTTGTTCGTCACCCCCTTCTACGAATTTTTGCTGGTCATCTTTTCGTTTGCGGGCATCTGGTTATGGCATCAACAGCATCGGCTCCAGCGCATTCTGGGTTACTGGCTGGCGCTGCTGTTGGCGGCCTTCCTGGGCTACAGCCTGTCCACCTGGCTTTACACGCGCTCGCTAACGGCCGGTGGGCTGCTGGTGATGAACGGCGACGGCCGTAACACTTTGTTAGGCATGATCGTCGCCCTGGTTATCCTGGGGGCGGGCAGCCTGTTCTGGTTGTTCGTCTACCGCCACCGCCTGGCGCAGCAAAACAACCTGGAAGGCGGGCTGGCTTCACTGTTTAGCCCGCGCCTCATCATGGAATTTGTGCCTTCCGTCGCCTGGTGGCTGATGCTTACCTGGGTGGCCTACAGCGTCGCCGGGGAGAAGATGCCCTGGCTGAGCACCCATTTTGTCATCCCCATGGCGATTCTGAGCGGTTGGTACTTTGGCGAAAAGCTGCGCACGGTGGATGTGAGGGCTTTATTCGCCCGGCCGTCGCTCATCTTTGGCGGGCTAAGTTTGCTGCTGCTCGTCGTCGGTTTTGGCCTGTTTAGCCAGCTGTGGTTGGGCAGCGCGCGCCTGGGCGACCAACAAATCAGCGCCTTGCAAGACCTGGGGCTGTTCCTGGGGCTGCTGCTGCTGGCCGGTGTCGTTTTTTATTTCTGGCAGCGCTATCGCCAGGGCATTGAACCCACCACCCGCCGCCTCATCCTCACCCTGAGCGTATTCATCCTGCTCAGTTTATTGACCATACGCTTCACCTACCTCGCCAGCTTCCCCAACGCCGACTACACCACCGAATACATGGTCTACGCCCACGGCGCGCCGGCCACCAAACGCATCGTCATGGACCAGATCGAAGAATTGTCCATGCGCCTGCATGGCGACCAGAGCATCAAAGTTGCCTACGATAACGACGTATCCTGGCCCTTCACCTGGTACCTGCGCAATTATCCCAACCGCGTTTATTTTGGCGAAAACCCCAGCAACAGCCTGAACGAATCGCCGATCATCATTGCCGGCAGCCAGAATTGGGGCAAAGTGGAGCCATACCTGGGCAACAATTACGAACAGCGCACCTACACCTTCCTTTGGTGGCCGATGGAGGAGTATCGCAAAATTTCCTGGAACGCCATCTTCGGCAATCCCAACGACCTGGAACGGCGCGGCCTGGGCAACGCCAATGTGCGCCAGGCGTTATGGGACGTCTTCTTTTACCGGGATTATGAAAAATATGGGCAGACTTTTGGCGGCGCGTATACCAGCCGCGAATGGCCGCTGCGCCAAGAAATGCGGGTCTACATCCGCAAAGATGTGCTGGCGAATTTGTGGGATTATGGCGTCGGCGCGGTGAACGCGGCATCGCTGCAAGACCCCTATGCCGAGAATGAGCTGCAGCTCGCGCCATCGCTCATTCTGAACGACGTGGGACTGCCGGGCGTGGGCGACGGCGAGTTGACGACGCCGCGCAACGTGACAGTGGGGCCAGACGGCCGTATCTACGTCGTTGACAGTGGCAATCATCGCCTTCAGGTGTTTGATGCGCAGGGCAATTTCCTGGCCGCCTGGGGCGAGTTTGGCGCGGAACCGGGCCAGTTCAACGAACCCTGGAGCGTGGCGGTAGACGACGAGTTTGTCTATGTCGCCGATACCTGGAATTATCGCATTCAAAAGTTTACGACCACTGGCGAATTTGTGGCCGCCTACGGCCGTAACGGTTCCCCCGCAGACATCAACGACCGCGCCCTGGGGCTGTTTTATGGCCCGCGCGACATTTTGCTGCTGGATGACGGCCGTTTGCTCATCACCGACACCGGCAACCACCGCCTGCAAATCATGGACCGCGATGGCAATTTTGTGGATTCGATGGGGCAGTTTGGCAGCCAGCCTGGCTGGTTTAACGAACCGGTCGGTCTGGCGAATGGACCGGAAGATTCGGTGTACGTGGCGGATACGTGGAACGGCCGTATCCAACAGTTCACCGCCGACCTCTTCCCCGCCTTCCAATGGAGCGTCAACGCCTGGTACAGCCAGTCCATAGACAACAAGCCCTACATCGCCACCGACAGCGCCGGCCGCATCTACGTCACCGACCCCGAAGGGTATCGGGTGCTGATCTTCAATGCCTTTGGCGATTACATGGGCCGCTTTGGCTCCTTTGGGACCGGTCCAACCCAGTTTGCCCTGCCGGTCGGCATTGCCACAGACGCCCAGGACAACATCTACATCGCCGACGCCCACAACAACCGTATCGTCAAATACCCGCCCCCTTTTGGCAGCCCGGTACTCCCTGAACAGCAAGAATAG
- a CDS encoding SDR family oxidoreductase has translation MRFANQVVLVTGGSRGIGRAICRQFAERGAQVVVHYHQNRTAAEETLAALPGGPHLIVQAAIEEPTAVQQMIQTAVAQYGRLDILINNAAIYEEHPLAEVSYDEWQARWRSIIEANLLGPANAAYCAGQQMIRQGYGRIINISSRGAFRGEPTAPAYGASKAGLNAMGQSLAKYLAPYNIFVATVAPGWVATDMAQAHLDSPAGDDIRAQSPLNRVATPEEVAYTAVFLASPGAEFLTGAIVDVNGASYLRT, from the coding sequence ATGCGATTTGCTAACCAGGTTGTACTGGTAACGGGTGGTTCGCGGGGCATTGGTCGGGCGATATGCCGCCAATTTGCCGAACGCGGGGCGCAGGTCGTCGTCCATTACCACCAAAACCGGACGGCGGCTGAAGAGACATTGGCCGCGCTGCCGGGCGGCCCGCATCTTATTGTGCAGGCGGCCATTGAGGAGCCAACGGCCGTACAGCAAATGATCCAGACGGCCGTCGCCCAATACGGCCGTCTGGACATCCTCATCAACAACGCCGCCATCTACGAAGAACACCCCCTGGCCGAGGTGAGCTACGACGAGTGGCAGGCGCGTTGGCGCAGCATCATCGAGGCCAATTTGTTGGGGCCGGCCAACGCCGCCTATTGCGCCGGGCAGCAGATGATTCGTCAGGGGTACGGCCGGATCATCAACATCTCTTCCCGCGGCGCGTTTCGCGGCGAACCCACCGCCCCGGCCTACGGGGCCAGCAAAGCGGGCCTTAACGCCATGGGCCAATCGCTGGCGAAATATCTGGCCCCCTACAACATCTTTGTGGCGACCGTCGCCCCAGGCTGGGTAGCCACGGACATGGCCCAGGCCCACCTGGACAGCCCGGCCGGCGACGACATCCGCGCCCAAAGCCCGCTCAATCGGGTGGCGACGCCGGAGGAAGTGGCTTATACGGCCGTCTTCCTGGCCTCCCCTGGCGCAGAATTTCTCACCGGGGCCATTGTGGACGTGAACGGCGCTTCTTACCTGCGAACTTGA
- a CDS encoding FkbM family methyltransferase, giving the protein MYYGVPGRLGQLSRFYAPFIRPGDVCFDVGAHVGNRIWAWRRLGAQVVAIEPQPHLMAWLRRFYGRSPHVHLLPLALAAQPGQQSLYISQKYPTVSTLSADWITAVQRDAAFGGVEWDTAVSVPVTTLDALIGQYGRPAFCKIDVEGYEAEVLRGLSEPLTALSFEYLPATIGVAQECLRLLAGLGCYEFNWSVGETHRWQSERWLSAGEMAGRLVAQSQSGDVYGRLRR; this is encoded by the coding sequence ATGTATTACGGCGTGCCCGGCCGCCTGGGTCAGCTTAGCCGCTTTTATGCTCCGTTTATCCGGCCAGGCGATGTCTGTTTTGATGTGGGGGCGCATGTAGGCAACCGCATTTGGGCCTGGCGGCGGTTGGGGGCGCAAGTGGTGGCCATCGAGCCGCAGCCCCACCTGATGGCCTGGTTACGCCGCTTTTACGGCCGTTCGCCCCACGTTCATTTGCTGCCGCTGGCTTTGGCGGCGCAGCCCGGCCAGCAATCTCTCTACATCAGCCAGAAATACCCCACTGTTTCCACTTTGTCGGCCGATTGGATCACGGCCGTGCAGCGCGACGCTGCGTTTGGTGGGGTGGAATGGGACACGGCCGTGTCTGTGCCGGTGACAACGTTGGACGCGCTAATTGGGCAGTACGGCCGACCGGCCTTTTGCAAAATTGACGTGGAGGGGTACGAAGCCGAGGTGCTGCGCGGGCTGTCTGAACCGCTGACCGCGCTGTCATTCGAGTATTTGCCGGCGACCATCGGCGTGGCGCAAGAGTGCCTGCGGCTGCTGGCTGGTTTGGGCTGTTACGAGTTTAACTGGTCCGTCGGGGAAACGCATCGCTGGCAGTCAGAGCGCTGGCTCTCGGCCGGGGAAATGGCCGGTCGGTTGGTGGCGCAAAGCCAAAGCGGGGATGTGTACGGCCGTTTACGCCGCTAG
- a CDS encoding sugar phosphate isomerase/epimerase: MIDLPIQIGMNGRFFPANWRSARDEIVFASLTGFRCLQFPGPGEGLGVQRLGDSLETVALALRRARMTAVMEMVVPLYANGRTESGQTPLDVLHANLQAITTLACTCVHWHIVLREPLDQAQIIALEESLLAQLAAAAALGRRVGFRFGLEHNSADVPVFHRPERCQKVLTAVPHLGFVWDFNHTHPDDFAAYAALVSRASLLHISDTAWPEVNHHLPLGLGSLDLTVFMRAALAGGYRGPAILEIGGLPKSGGYGRDTDEALVASRLALTAAVQAALADE, encoded by the coding sequence ATGATAGATTTACCGATTCAGATTGGCATGAACGGCCGTTTCTTCCCGGCTAATTGGCGTTCGGCGCGGGACGAGATTGTTTTTGCCAGCCTGACTGGGTTTCGCTGCCTCCAGTTCCCCGGTCCGGGCGAGGGGTTGGGCGTGCAGCGGCTGGGCGATTCGTTGGAGACGGTGGCGTTGGCGCTGCGGCGGGCCAGGATGACGGCCGTTATGGAAATGGTTGTGCCGCTGTATGCCAACGGCCGTACCGAAAGCGGCCAAACGCCCCTGGATGTGCTGCACGCCAACCTTCAAGCCATCACGACCCTGGCCTGTACTTGCGTCCACTGGCACATTGTCCTCCGCGAACCGCTGGACCAGGCGCAGATCATTGCCCTGGAGGAATCGCTGCTGGCGCAGTTGGCCGCCGCCGCTGCTCTGGGCCGCCGGGTTGGTTTTCGCTTTGGCCTGGAACACAACTCGGCCGATGTGCCTGTTTTCCATCGCCCGGAACGCTGCCAGAAGGTGTTAACGGCCGTGCCCCACCTCGGCTTTGTCTGGGATTTTAACCACACCCACCCCGACGATTTTGCCGCCTATGCCGCTCTCGTGTCCCGCGCCAGCTTGCTGCACATCTCTGACACCGCCTGGCCGGAAGTGAACCATCATTTGCCGCTGGGTTTGGGCAGCCTGGATTTAACCGTCTTTATGCGCGCCGCGCTGGCCGGCGGCTATCGTGGCCCGGCCATTTTGGAGATTGGCGGGCTGCCCAAGTCGGGTGGTTACGGCCGCGACACCGATGAGGCGCTGGTGGCCTCGCGTCTGGCGTTGACAGCGGCCGTGCAAGCAGCCCTCGCCGATGAATAA